A region of Streptomyces sp. NBC_01788 DNA encodes the following proteins:
- a CDS encoding ScbR family autoregulator-binding transcription factor yields MPRQLRAEQTRATIITAAADLFDRHGYERTSLSDIVAHAHVTKGALYFHFAAKEDLAHAILELQSRAAQRVTNRVDEQGYSSLEALIRITYALTRLTVEGPVTRAGLRLATGGIDVRPPLRHPFTEWLDIATGKLLGAVKEYEIQQDVDVHAVAHSLVCFFVGTRVAGRRLESMARLPRRTTEMWHLLIRGLVPVHRRPRYLSLATRLEREIVVL; encoded by the coding sequence ATGCCGAGGCAGTTACGTGCTGAACAGACCCGCGCGACGATCATCACAGCCGCCGCAGACCTGTTCGACCGGCACGGCTACGAACGGACCAGCCTGAGCGACATCGTCGCACACGCACACGTCACCAAGGGCGCGCTGTACTTCCACTTCGCGGCCAAGGAGGATCTGGCCCACGCCATCCTGGAGTTGCAGTCCCGGGCCGCCCAGCGGGTGACCAACCGCGTGGACGAGCAGGGCTACTCGTCGCTCGAGGCCCTCATACGCATCACCTACGCGCTCACCCGCCTCACCGTGGAGGGTCCCGTCACCCGCGCCGGCCTGCGACTGGCCACCGGGGGGATCGACGTACGGCCGCCGCTGCGGCACCCGTTCACCGAATGGCTGGACATCGCCACCGGCAAACTCCTCGGCGCCGTCAAGGAGTACGAGATCCAGCAGGACGTCGACGTCCACGCCGTCGCGCACTCCCTCGTCTGCTTCTTCGTCGGCACCCGCGTCGCCGGCCGGCGCCTGGAATCCATGGCGCGGCTTCCCCGCCGCACGACCGAGATGTGGCACCTGCTGATCCGCGGCCTGGTGCCGGTGCACCGGCGCCCCCGCTATCTGAGCCTCGCCACCCGCCTGGAGCGGGAGATCGTCGTCCTGTGA
- a CDS encoding ABC transporter substrate-binding protein → MTSNTKSTRSSKSHLGAVAVALAAASALLAGCSSGGSSGKDPLAEGRASGGTVVVGSNNFAESILIADIYGEALKAKGIKVEYKPNIGSREATYGLLKNGSITVLPEYNGALLAYLDSKAAPESVEATTAAIGAKLDSGLTLLEPAPAEDKDSVTVNAATAKKYGLTDKSSIADLKDAARDLVIGGSPEFQARQQGLKGLKSEYGLEFKSFKALDAGGPLTQAALKKDTVQVADLFTTDPTIAKEKFVVLQDPKNLFGFENVQPLVYKSGLDQKGVDALNAVSAKLDTAALLDMDTQVQSQNKDPLDVAKAWLKSAGLD, encoded by the coding sequence GTGACTTCCAACACGAAGAGCACCAGATCCAGCAAGAGCCACCTCGGGGCGGTCGCGGTCGCGCTCGCCGCCGCCTCGGCGCTCCTCGCGGGGTGTTCGTCCGGCGGCTCCTCCGGCAAGGACCCGCTCGCGGAGGGCAGGGCGAGCGGCGGCACGGTCGTCGTCGGCTCCAACAACTTCGCCGAGAGCATCCTGATCGCCGACATCTACGGCGAGGCCCTGAAGGCCAAGGGCATCAAGGTCGAGTACAAGCCCAACATCGGCAGCCGGGAGGCCACCTACGGTCTGCTCAAGAACGGCTCGATCACCGTGCTGCCCGAGTACAACGGGGCGCTGCTGGCCTACCTCGACTCCAAGGCCGCCCCGGAGTCGGTCGAGGCGACGACGGCCGCCATCGGCGCCAAGCTGGACTCCGGTCTCACCCTGCTCGAGCCGGCGCCCGCCGAGGACAAGGACTCCGTGACCGTCAACGCCGCGACGGCGAAGAAGTACGGGCTCACCGACAAGTCGTCCATCGCGGATCTCAAGGACGCCGCCAGGGACCTGGTCATCGGCGGCTCGCCGGAGTTCCAGGCCCGGCAGCAGGGTCTGAAGGGCCTGAAGTCCGAGTACGGGCTGGAGTTCAAGTCCTTCAAGGCGCTGGACGCGGGCGGCCCGCTGACCCAGGCGGCGCTGAAGAAGGACACCGTGCAGGTCGCCGACCTGTTCACCACGGATCCGACCATCGCCAAGGAGAAGTTCGTCGTTCTCCAGGACCCGAAGAACCTCTTCGGCTTCGAGAACGTGCAGCCGCTGGTCTACAAGTCCGGCCTCGACCAGAAGGGCGTCGACGCGCTCAACGCCGTCTCCGCCAAGCTGGACACGGCCGCCCTGCTGGACATGGACACCCAGGTGCAGTCGCAGAACAAGGACCCGCTCGACGTGGCCAAGGCCTGGCTGAAGTCCGCGGGTCTCGACTGA
- a CDS encoding ABC transporter permease, producing MNVLHFINAFFSDAAHWKGYDGIPTRLVEHIQYSLMALGLAAVIGLPVGLITGHYGRGGNALALIATAGRALPSFGLLVLMVILLGFGKTPVMIPLVVLAVPPILITSYEAMRSVDPSPVDAARGMGMSESRVLFQVELPVALPLILSGLRSAAIQIVSTATIAAYVSLGGLGRYIVDGLYQHDYEKVVGGAALVAVMALATLAVFWAVARVTVSPGVRHGG from the coding sequence GTGAACGTACTGCACTTCATCAACGCCTTCTTCAGCGACGCCGCCCACTGGAAGGGCTACGACGGCATCCCCACGCGCCTCGTCGAGCACATCCAGTACTCCCTGATGGCCCTGGGCCTGGCCGCCGTCATCGGACTGCCGGTCGGCCTGATCACCGGGCACTACGGGCGCGGCGGCAACGCCCTCGCCCTGATCGCCACCGCCGGGCGGGCGCTGCCCAGCTTCGGCCTGCTGGTACTGATGGTCATCCTGCTCGGCTTCGGCAAGACACCCGTGATGATCCCGCTGGTCGTCCTCGCCGTCCCGCCGATCCTGATCACGAGCTACGAGGCGATGCGCTCCGTCGACCCCTCGCCGGTGGACGCCGCCCGCGGCATGGGCATGTCCGAGTCGCGCGTCCTCTTCCAGGTCGAACTGCCCGTCGCCCTCCCGCTGATCCTCAGCGGACTGCGCTCGGCGGCCATCCAGATCGTCTCCACCGCCACCATCGCCGCGTACGTCAGCCTCGGCGGCCTCGGCCGGTACATCGTCGACGGTCTCTACCAGCACGACTACGAGAAGGTCGTGGGCGGTGCCGCGCTGGTCGCCGTGATGGCGCTGGCGACGCTCGCGGTGTTCTGGGCGGTCGCGCGGGTGACGGTGTCGCCCGGGGTGCGCCATGGCGGCTGA
- a CDS encoding ArsR/SmtB family transcription factor: MAAAGSGFEDPPADVLAEAAAAFGLLASPARLHIVWALAQGESDVTGLAERVGGALPAVSQHLTKLKLAGLVRSRREGRRQVYFVDDPDVVDVVRLTVARLTDRGAAVGAPAHRLRGL, from the coding sequence GTGGCGGCAGCCGGCAGTGGCTTCGAGGATCCGCCCGCCGACGTGCTCGCGGAGGCGGCCGCGGCCTTCGGGCTGCTCGCCTCGCCCGCCCGGCTGCACATCGTGTGGGCCCTGGCCCAGGGCGAGAGCGACGTCACCGGGCTCGCGGAGCGGGTCGGCGGCGCGCTGCCCGCGGTCAGCCAGCACCTGACCAAGTTGAAGCTCGCCGGGCTCGTCCGCTCCCGCCGCGAGGGCAGGCGGCAGGTCTACTTCGTCGACGACCCCGACGTGGTCGACGTGGTACGGCTCACGGTGGCCCGGCTCACCGACCGGGGCGCCGCCGTCGGCGCCCCGGCGCACCGCCTCCGTGGCCTCTGA
- a CDS encoding damage-control phosphatase ARMT1 family protein, whose protein sequence is MPANPSAPVILGNEPGSFPRSVLTERHPAIIRQVRDAFPYGPEQHRALDALLESCAEGVIEDLPAAAPDRDRWRSWGLERYAGYSWFDVPWLWSESYFYRRLLEAVGYFGPGPWQGIDPFRPSKLAELDSRETDEELAALDELASKPAAQRADALLHGSLWGNRADLGFRLSAGGAEAGPPVPALVADDSAALWSLLPASGTGTLCLVADNAGRELVPDLLLVAHLLAHGRVRRAVLHVKPYPYYVSDATTADVVDAVRRLTAAPGAAADHGRRLWSAMADGRLTVRAHPFSCSPLPYADMPADLREEFAAAALTVFKGDLNYRRLVGDRLWPPTTPFADTTGFFPGPVAALRTLKSDVITGLEAETVAALDAAEGGRWRVAGTHALIQVRT, encoded by the coding sequence ATGCCCGCCAACCCGTCCGCGCCCGTCATTCTCGGCAACGAACCCGGTTCCTTCCCGCGCAGCGTGCTGACCGAACGGCACCCGGCCATCATCCGGCAGGTGCGCGACGCCTTCCCCTACGGCCCCGAGCAGCACCGCGCCCTGGACGCGCTCTTGGAGAGCTGCGCCGAGGGCGTGATCGAGGACCTTCCCGCCGCCGCGCCCGACCGGGACCGCTGGCGGTCCTGGGGCCTGGAACGGTACGCCGGGTACTCCTGGTTCGACGTGCCGTGGCTGTGGTCCGAGAGCTACTTCTACCGCCGGCTCCTCGAAGCCGTCGGCTACTTCGGGCCCGGCCCCTGGCAGGGCATCGACCCCTTCCGCCCGTCCAAGCTCGCCGAACTCGACTCCCGGGAGACCGACGAGGAACTGGCGGCGCTCGACGAACTGGCGAGCAAACCGGCGGCGCAGCGCGCGGACGCCCTGCTGCACGGCTCCCTCTGGGGCAACCGCGCCGACCTCGGCTTCCGGCTGTCGGCGGGCGGCGCCGAGGCCGGACCGCCCGTCCCCGCCCTGGTCGCCGACGACAGCGCTGCCCTCTGGTCGCTGCTGCCGGCCTCCGGCACCGGCACGCTCTGCCTGGTCGCCGACAACGCCGGCCGCGAACTCGTCCCCGACCTCCTCCTCGTCGCCCACCTCCTCGCCCACGGCCGCGTCCGGCGGGCGGTCCTGCACGTCAAGCCGTACCCGTACTACGTCTCCGACGCCACCACCGCCGACGTCGTCGACGCCGTACGCCGGCTGACGGCGGCCCCCGGCGCGGCCGCGGACCACGGGCGCCGTCTGTGGTCCGCGATGGCCGACGGCCGGCTCACGGTCCGGGCGCATCCCTTCTCCTGCTCCCCGCTGCCGTACGCCGACATGCCCGCGGACCTGCGCGAGGAGTTCGCCGCGGCGGCGCTGACCGTGTTCAAGGGCGACCTCAACTACCGGCGGCTGGTGGGCGACCGGCTGTGGCCCCCGACCACGCCGTTCGCGGACACCACCGGCTTCTTCCCCGGACCCGTCGCCGCCCTGCGCACCCTGAAGTCCGACGTGATCACCGGTCTGGAGGCGGAGACCGTGGCCGCGCTGGACGCCGCCGAGGGCGGGCGCTGGCGCGTCGCCGGCACGCACGCCCTGATCCAGGTCAGGACCTGA
- a CDS encoding lytic polysaccharide monooxygenase auxiliary activity family 9 protein: MTRTTAPLRGTAAAVAVSALLTLWAAGPAWAHGAPTDPVSRVYACSPDGGWAGTAACRAAVAANGGAPFTAWDNLRVANVGGRDRQVVPDGKLCSGGLPAYKGLDLARTDWPSTRLTPGARLAMSYASTIPHEGTFRLYLTRPGYDPTKPLTWSDLPERPFAEVKDPPLTGGAYRIGATLPADRTGRHVLFTVWQNSSTPDTYYSCSDVVFAKATNATAGTGGSGGTSGTAGPAGQGDSGLSAGSPATGTPKPDTRSPSASHSHESHTTAPARQTPDSAAAQARSAAPDSSPVASATDTGRGPSAPLLAAGAAAVLVLTAGVALALRLRSR; this comes from the coding sequence ATGACCCGGACGACCGCGCCCCTCAGGGGCACCGCAGCCGCCGTGGCGGTGTCGGCCCTGCTCACGTTGTGGGCGGCGGGGCCCGCCTGGGCGCACGGCGCCCCGACCGACCCGGTCAGCCGGGTGTACGCCTGCTCGCCGGACGGCGGTTGGGCCGGTACGGCGGCCTGCCGGGCGGCCGTCGCCGCGAACGGCGGAGCCCCCTTCACCGCGTGGGACAACCTGCGGGTGGCGAACGTGGGCGGCCGGGACCGCCAGGTCGTCCCCGACGGAAAGCTCTGCAGCGGAGGACTGCCCGCGTACAAGGGGCTCGACCTCGCCCGCACCGACTGGCCGTCGACCCGTCTGACGCCGGGCGCGAGGCTCGCCATGTCGTACGCCTCGACGATCCCGCACGAGGGCACGTTCAGGCTCTATCTGACCAGGCCGGGCTACGACCCGACGAAGCCGCTGACCTGGTCGGACCTGCCCGAGCGCCCCTTCGCCGAGGTCAAGGACCCGCCGTTGACAGGCGGCGCGTACCGCATCGGCGCGACCCTGCCGGCCGACCGGACGGGCCGCCATGTCCTGTTCACCGTCTGGCAGAACAGCAGCACCCCGGACACCTACTACTCGTGCTCGGACGTGGTGTTCGCGAAGGCGACGAACGCGACGGCCGGCACGGGCGGTTCGGGCGGTACAAGCGGAACGGCCGGACCGGCCGGGCAGGGTGACTCCGGCCTCTCGGCCGGGAGCCCGGCCACCGGCACGCCGAAGCCGGACACCCGGAGCCCGAGCGCGAGCCATTCGCACGAGTCCCACACGACGGCTCCGGCGCGGCAGACCCCCGACTCCGCCGCCGCCCAGGCGCGTTCGGCCGCTCCCGACAGCAGCCCGGTGGCGTCCGCGACCGACACCGGCCGGGGTCCCTCCGCGCCCCTGCTGGCGGCCGGCGCCGCCGCGGTGCTGGTGCTCACCGCGGGCGTCGCGCTGGCCCTGCGGCTGCGGAGCCGCTGA
- a CDS encoding ABC transporter permease has product MNRFFDIPSDLQHTWLGLIGLHLREALLPVLAGLLAALPLAQLCVRFRWLYPPVLGLTTVLYAIPSLAFFVVLIDYTGQTELTVMIPLAVYSLVVLVPAIVDGVRSVPQETLAAATAMGLGPVRRYLQVQLPIAVPAIIAGLRVAAVSSISLVSVGMLIGNQGALGNLLHDAQIYNRPELAWNSVLTTAALAVVVDGVLVLVRLLLTPWMPRGTRHRTPTDAGDRPEPATPALEDAAR; this is encoded by the coding sequence ATGAACCGATTCTTCGACATTCCGAGCGACCTCCAGCACACCTGGCTCGGCCTGATCGGGCTGCATCTGCGCGAGGCCCTGCTGCCGGTGCTGGCCGGTCTTCTCGCCGCCCTGCCGCTCGCCCAGCTCTGCGTGCGGTTCCGCTGGCTGTACCCGCCGGTGCTCGGCCTGACGACCGTGCTGTACGCGATCCCGTCGCTGGCGTTCTTCGTCGTCCTCATCGACTACACCGGCCAGACCGAGCTGACCGTGATGATCCCGCTCGCCGTCTACAGCCTCGTCGTGCTCGTCCCGGCGATCGTCGACGGCGTCCGTTCGGTGCCGCAGGAGACCCTGGCCGCGGCCACCGCCATGGGCCTGGGACCCGTACGCCGCTATCTCCAGGTGCAGTTGCCGATCGCGGTGCCCGCCATCATCGCCGGGCTACGGGTGGCCGCCGTCTCCAGCATCTCGCTCGTCAGCGTCGGGATGCTGATCGGCAACCAGGGCGCCCTGGGCAATCTGCTGCACGACGCGCAGATCTACAACCGGCCCGAACTCGCCTGGAACTCCGTCCTCACCACGGCGGCCCTGGCGGTCGTCGTCGACGGTGTCCTCGTCCTCGTCCGCCTGCTGCTGACCCCCTGGATGCCGCGCGGCACCCGCCATCGCACCCCGACGGACGCCGGGGACCGCCCCGAACCGGCCACGCCCGCACTGGAGGACGCAGCCCGGTGA
- the mgtA gene encoding magnesium-translocating P-type ATPase, whose protein sequence is MASELAAARPASPDGTPLQVLRRLDSGPRGLTDAEAEARLAAVGENTVPEVRTPSWPLRWMRSLRDPFTAVLLCLGLVSTLVASWGTAAVILSLVAVSCVLRATGEHRADRSMAALRELVAGTATVLRRTAGGEEPRPREVPVTELVPGDVLRLGPGDLVPADVRLLRARGLTVHEAALTGESAPVAKAAVEEPGLGERGPFGQPHLCFQGSSVATGTATAVVVETGERTRFAAAHGTAGLGRAGRTGPSAFDRSVRGISWVLIRFMLLTPPLVLMTNAALRGRGLETLPFAVAVAVGLTPEMLPVIVTLCLARGTRQLAGAHGVIVKRLPALHDLGAVDVLCVDKTGTLTQDRPVVERALDADGRDDPEVLRWAAVGAWWNLQLAELPAPDALDEALLEAAGAVGEEHDGIAAVPFDPVRRLATAVVRGRFGRHVLLVRGAVEDVLERCALEPAERERLRRLAAREADAGLRLLALATADRAARTGDYTPADERGLTFRGLIAFRDELAPTAAEALRGLAEAGVTVKILTGDHPGTAARVCRDLGIDVGEVHTVGPGPGGDGALAAAARTTVFARCTPDDKARVVAALRAAGHTVGFLGDGANDVPALRTADVGVAPRAACGIARGSADVVLADKDLTAIGHAVTAGRRASGNIASYLRVTLSSNLGNVIAMLVAGLLLPFLPMLPVQVLVQNLCFDAAQSSFAHDRPGRAALRRPTVLRPRAFLRFITGFGALNAVADFATFAVLALVLWGPDALNDEAVFHSAWFTENLLTQALVMVLLRTGRGEGGRRRLPGPVGRAAAVLALVGLLLPASPLGPPLGMTGLPLPYYLLLAVVLVPYGLALAVAVRRYERRVPDADAPGTETPVTEEGASARVN, encoded by the coding sequence GTGGCCTCTGAGCTCGCGGCGGCCCGCCCGGCCTCGCCCGACGGAACACCCCTCCAGGTACTGCGGCGGCTCGACAGCGGCCCGCGCGGGCTGACCGACGCCGAGGCGGAGGCCCGGCTCGCGGCGGTCGGCGAGAACACGGTTCCCGAGGTGCGCACCCCGTCCTGGCCCCTGCGGTGGATGCGCTCCCTGCGGGACCCGTTCACGGCCGTCCTGCTCTGCCTCGGCCTCGTCTCCACCCTCGTCGCCTCCTGGGGAACCGCCGCGGTGATCCTCAGCCTGGTCGCGGTCAGCTGTGTGCTGCGCGCGACCGGCGAGCACCGGGCCGACCGGTCCATGGCCGCCCTGCGCGAACTGGTGGCCGGCACCGCCACCGTGCTGCGGCGCACAGCCGGCGGGGAAGAGCCGCGTCCCCGGGAGGTCCCGGTCACCGAGCTGGTGCCGGGGGACGTGCTCCGGCTCGGCCCCGGCGACCTCGTACCGGCCGACGTACGACTGCTGCGCGCCCGCGGGCTCACCGTGCACGAGGCCGCGCTCACCGGCGAGTCCGCCCCGGTCGCCAAGGCGGCCGTGGAGGAGCCGGGGCTCGGCGAGCGGGGCCCGTTCGGGCAGCCGCACCTGTGCTTCCAGGGCAGCAGCGTCGCCACCGGCACGGCCACCGCCGTGGTGGTGGAGACGGGGGAGCGGACGCGGTTCGCCGCCGCCCACGGCACGGCGGGCCTCGGGCGCGCGGGCCGGACGGGCCCCAGCGCCTTCGACCGCTCCGTGCGGGGCATCTCCTGGGTGCTCATCCGGTTCATGCTGCTGACACCGCCGCTGGTGCTGATGACCAACGCGGCGCTGCGCGGGCGCGGTCTTGAGACCCTGCCCTTCGCCGTGGCGGTGGCCGTCGGGCTCACCCCCGAGATGCTGCCCGTGATCGTCACACTGTGCCTGGCCCGCGGCACCCGGCAGCTCGCGGGGGCGCACGGCGTCATCGTCAAGCGGCTGCCCGCCCTGCACGACCTGGGCGCCGTCGACGTGCTCTGCGTCGACAAGACCGGCACCCTCACCCAGGACCGGCCCGTCGTCGAACGGGCCCTGGACGCCGACGGCCGCGACGACCCCGAGGTGCTGCGCTGGGCCGCGGTAGGCGCCTGGTGGAACCTCCAGCTCGCCGAACTGCCCGCGCCTGACGCGCTCGACGAGGCGCTCCTGGAGGCCGCCGGAGCGGTCGGCGAGGAGCACGACGGGATCGCCGCCGTCCCCTTCGACCCGGTGCGGCGCCTGGCCACCGCCGTGGTGCGGGGCCGGTTCGGCCGGCACGTCCTCCTCGTCCGGGGCGCCGTGGAGGACGTACTGGAGCGCTGCGCGCTGGAGCCCGCCGAGCGCGAGCGGCTGCGCCGGCTCGCCGCGCGGGAGGCGGACGCCGGGCTGCGGCTGCTGGCCCTCGCCACGGCCGACCGCGCCGCCCGCACCGGCGACTACACCCCCGCCGACGAGCGCGGACTGACCTTCCGGGGCCTGATCGCCTTCCGCGACGAACTCGCGCCGACCGCGGCCGAGGCCCTGCGCGGGCTCGCCGAGGCCGGTGTCACCGTCAAGATCCTCACCGGCGACCACCCCGGGACGGCGGCGCGCGTCTGCCGTGACCTGGGGATCGACGTGGGGGAGGTGCACACCGTGGGCCCGGGGCCCGGCGGGGACGGCGCCCTCGCGGCCGCCGCCCGTACCACCGTCTTCGCCCGCTGCACACCGGACGACAAGGCCAGGGTCGTCGCCGCGCTGCGGGCCGCGGGACACACCGTCGGCTTCCTCGGCGACGGCGCCAACGACGTGCCCGCGCTGCGGACCGCCGACGTCGGCGTCGCGCCCCGGGCGGCCTGCGGCATCGCCCGGGGGAGCGCCGACGTGGTGCTCGCCGACAAGGACCTCACCGCGATCGGCCACGCCGTGACGGCCGGCCGGCGGGCCAGCGGCAACATCGCCTCCTACCTGCGCGTCACGCTCTCCTCCAACCTCGGCAACGTGATAGCGATGCTCGTCGCGGGCCTGCTGCTGCCCTTCCTGCCGATGCTTCCGGTGCAGGTGCTCGTGCAGAACCTCTGCTTCGACGCGGCCCAGTCGTCCTTCGCCCACGACCGTCCGGGAAGGGCGGCGCTGCGCCGCCCGACCGTGCTGCGGCCGCGCGCCTTCCTGCGGTTCATCACCGGGTTCGGCGCGCTCAACGCGGTCGCGGACTTCGCCACCTTCGCCGTCCTCGCCCTCGTCCTGTGGGGGCCCGACGCGCTGAACGACGAGGCCGTCTTCCACTCGGCCTGGTTCACCGAGAACCTGCTGACCCAGGCCCTGGTGATGGTGCTCCTGCGCACCGGCCGGGGCGAGGGCGGCCGGCGACGGCTGCCCGGACCCGTGGGCCGGGCAGCGGCCGTCCTCGCCCTCGTCGGGCTGCTGCTCCCGGCCAGTCCGCTGGGCCCGCCGCTGGGCATGACGGGACTTCCGCTGCCCTACTACCTCCTGCTCGCCGTCGTCCTCGTTCCGTACGGGCTCGCCCTCGCGGTGGCGGTCCGACGGTACGAGCGGCGGGTGCCGGACGCCGACGCGCCCGGCACCGAGACCCCGGTGACCGAGGAGGGCGCGTCCGCCCGCGTCAACTGA
- a CDS encoding tellurite resistance TerB family protein — translation MALWDRIKDSATQMQTQLVAKKNDLKSGAFRDASMAMCALVAAADGTVDPSERQRVAQLIATNEVLQNFPADDLRRRFEENLNKLTADFDFGKVSVLQEIAKAKKKPAEARAVVQIGIVIGGADGDFDKTEQAMVREACFALGLPPHEFDL, via the coding sequence ATGGCCCTGTGGGACCGCATCAAGGACTCCGCGACGCAGATGCAGACCCAGCTCGTGGCGAAGAAGAACGACCTGAAGAGCGGTGCCTTCCGGGACGCGAGCATGGCGATGTGCGCCCTCGTGGCCGCCGCCGACGGCACCGTCGACCCTTCGGAGCGTCAGCGTGTCGCGCAGCTGATCGCCACCAACGAGGTACTGCAGAACTTCCCCGCGGACGACCTGCGCCGCCGCTTCGAGGAGAACCTGAACAAGCTGACCGCCGACTTCGACTTCGGCAAGGTCAGCGTGTTGCAGGAGATCGCCAAGGCGAAGAAGAAGCCCGCCGAGGCGCGTGCCGTGGTCCAGATCGGCATCGTCATCGGCGGCGCGGACGGCGACTTCGACAAGACCGAGCAGGCCATGGTGCGCGAGGCCTGCTTCGCCCTGGGCCTGCCGCCGCACGAGTTCGACCTCTGA